DNA sequence from the Scylla paramamosain isolate STU-SP2022 chromosome 4, ASM3559412v1, whole genome shotgun sequence genome:
TTCCTTTTAccgttacttattttttattttttatcatagaACTGTCCTCAAGGGGGAACTAATGACATTTACACGGATtaaggaaagaatgatagaGAAGGAAATGTGAAGGTTGAACGAAGCTTTGAAGGTGACTAATGACACTGCAGCAGATGTAATGACTAGCAAGCGTGTGCGTGAATATGAATAATTGTGAACTCAAGCCATTCCCATTATTAGGTATCCTTTACATAAATATTCAACAAAGATTTCCACTCTGACACATATATGAAtctcaaaataataaaaacaaatacaaaaaaatgtaaataattatgaACTCAAACCATTTCCAGTGTTAGATCTCTTTTTAATATCTATTTAACAAACCTTTCCACTTCCCGCACATACACATGTGAgtatcaaatatatatatatatatatatatatatatatatatatatatatatatatatatatatatatatatatatatatatatatatatatatatatatatatatatatatatatatatatatatatatatatatatatatatatatatatatatatatataactcgaTACAGTGTTTGAAGAGGCACAATGTTTGTCATTTCTGTGTATTACATTGCAGAAGTTCCCAGAGGAGGCGTTCAGAGCCCTCCACTGCCGTCCCTTCATCCACCCCTCCAGGCACAGCACGAGGCGGAGCGCGTGGAGCATCCTCTGCCCAcgacaagtatttttttcttcgtatttttgcacgttatttatttatttatttattttttgtcgttgtagtgatggtagtgctggtggtggtggtagtcacaagtgtatcttaattttttctgagtttttttGTTTAGGTGTGTATGTACACTTGGTGACCTTTCTTTACTCCTACGTATGTGTGgaagtatatgtatgtatgtatgtaggtaggtaggtagataagcgtctatgtatgtatgcatgtatgtatgtatgtaggtgtgtatgtatgcaggtGTGTATGTCTGAaggcatgcatgtatgtatgtatgtgtacgaGAGTACGTGCGTGTGTAGTATGTACGTGACTCTTTTAAGGGAAAATATTGATGTGGCGAAGGTAATTAAAGACGGCTAAAAATATCATTATTGTATTTATGAAGGCACATATGTACTCACACTGTACAGGAGAGACAATTTTATCACTTACACAGGTGGATAACACAACACCAAGTGAAATATGGCACCCACCGTAGCTTTCCATCACCGCAGAATAATTTGCTGCTTATGATAACCTATCCAAATGAAAGCATATACAGGAAACTGATATTATTTTACTCCCTCTGAATAAAAACATTGTCAGTCACTACAAACCTATATCTTCTTATATACATGATTTAGGTGAAGAAACTTGACCTTTTTTGTTCGGCAGTCAAACAAAGTTCAGAGCGAAAGGCTCCACAAAAGGCAACCACAACATGACGTGACCCATGACGGCCTTActtactttcttctctcatagGAAGTGTCCTCAAAGGCtgcagagattattagtgagattttcctgaatgttttttttttcccattatcgATAAAGAATCCTTTGTAAAGTATCATTAggatcataaaaacactcttgaaaaccgcAGTAACTTTctctacagcctgttaaaaagATATCCGACAAGACGCTGAGACACTTGAGAAAACAGATACATGTACAGGTGACAGGACGGCAGctccctccactcacctccGCGACACTGGCTTGATGACCACGCGTCCGCAAGGCAGGCTGACGCTACTGGTCTCGATGGCGGCTTGCTGGCTCTCCTCTGTCTCGAACCCAACGAAGGCGTAGTTCCTGTCCTCGGGCATGTAGGCACTCACCACCGTCCCGAACCTGGCGAGACTCTGTTTGAAGCCGTGCAGGTCCATGGGAATGGTCACTCCAAACACGAACACCTGGTAGCCTTTCCTTACGCGATCTGGTTCCGTGATGGCTGCCGCCTGCaccgcctctcccttccctattatcttttcctcctccgtgcTGGTCCTGGTTCGCCTGATGACCACCGTCCTGTTGTTAAGCGTGGCTGTCCGTGCCTGTAATGCAGCCTCCTTGCTGCTTTCATTTTCAAACCTAACAAAGGCGTAGGTCTTGCGGCACGGCTGCTTCACGCTCACCACGGGTCCGAACACCGACAGAACAGAGCTGAGCGCCTGAGGATCTGTTTCCCTCGGTACCCCGAACACAAACACCTCAGAATCCTGGCTGCCGGTGGGCtcagggcagggaggaggaacacaggTGGGCGGACGAGGTGTATCTCTCATCACCTTCAGTTCATTCCCGCCTAGCTTGTGCTGCAGGCTACACACGAGGTCTGCTATGCTCTCGTTCTCGTAGATGACAAAACCACATCCGTGACCAGGCTTCAGGAATACCTTATACACAGTGCCGAACCTCATGAAGTAGGCCCTGAATTCACTGTAAGGGATGGTGAGGGGTAGATTTTGCACCAACACTCTGTAACTCTCCATCGGCTTAGGAGCGCTGCCTTCCGGACTCACAACCTTTCTCCTCTtgacgttttcttcctcctcttcatctgtcTCCTCCAGCTGTCGCTTCTGGCTCCTCCTGTCGACTCCAGCTGGTCGTAACTCTTCTTGCGCCTTCTCGTTTTCAGCTCCAAACTTCACATCTGATTCTTGGCTCGCTGTTTCACTGCCAAATTTCGTTTCATTCCCCCCATTACTTCTATATATTTGGTCGTTATAGCTCAGAAATGTcttatcatctctttctttcgtcaTCTGCTTATTTTTaccctcatcatcttcctctccttccttccagagAATGGCATTTTCtgtcttatatttttcattttctattgcTTTCGGAGAATTGTCGAGCAcctttccactttcttcttcatctctttcttggCTGATCTCCCCGTTCCGTTCAATTTCTTCGTCCCTCAAGACGTCCCAGATGTTGCTGCCTTGCAGGTACTGGCACTCGTACGCCTTCTGCCAGGCTTCGagtctctcctccaccttttctatCTCCTGTAAaagtctttctcctcccctccggTCTGTGATGGCGGTCTTGTCCAGTCTCCGAGCACTAAGCGCCGCCCTGGCCTCTCTCAGCAGCTTGACGTGGGTTTCAAGAAGACGAATGCCCTCCTGACGAGCCTCCTCCTCACAGTGATACATGGCTTTCGAGATCTGATGACACCAATACGTTCCTGCCGCTGTGAGGAGTAAAAGTTTGTGGGTGTGAGGGAAAAGAGTGGCGGATTTGGATACAGCTTCGGCAGGAGGAAGACTAGGAGTGAGTGTAGGAAGGTAGTGTGGATTGTTcggcaggaagaagaggaatgagaggttGTAGATGAGCAGCGTGAATACAGTTTCGGTAGGATGAACACGAGGAATGAGTATGGGAGAGGCACCGTAGATTAAACTTGAGAaataggaagacgaggagggagtgtgggaaAGATCAGCGTGGATTCTTCAAGAGGGGGGAAGATGAGGAATGGGTGTAGGAAGGGACCGTGGAGTGTTCTGCAAGAGTGAGATGAGGAATGAGTGTATAGGAAGGCAGGGAGAT
Encoded proteins:
- the LOC135097343 gene encoding uncharacterized protein LOC135097343, whose product is MYHCEEEARQEGIRLLETHVKLLREARAALSARRLDKTAITDRRGGERLLQEIEKVEERLEAWQKAYECQYLQGSNIWDVLRDEEIERNGEISQERDEEESGKVLDNSPKAIENEKYKTENAILWKEGEEDDEGKNKQMTKERDDKTFLSYNDQIYRSNGGNETKFGSETASQESDVKFGAENEKAQEELRPAGVDRRSQKRQLEETDEEEEENVKRRKVVSPEGSAPKPMESYRVLVQNLPLTIPYSEFRAYFMRFGTVYKVFLKPGHGCGFVIYENESIADLVCSLQHKLGGNELKVMRDTPRPPTCVPPPCPEPTGSQDSEVFVFGVPRETDPQALSSVLSVFGPVVSVKQPCRKTYAFVRFENESSKEAALQARTATLNNRTVVIRRTRTSTEEEKIIGKGEAVQAAAITEPDRVRKGYQVFVFGVTIPMDLHGFKQSLARFGTVVSAYMPEDRNYAFVGFETEESQQAAIETSSVSLPCGRVVIKPVSRR